In the Deinococcus ficus genome, one interval contains:
- a CDS encoding ABC transporter permease — protein sequence MTTTVPTTPKRAYKGESQLSVAWKQLKKNGLARFGGISLIIIYTLSLFAPFIAPDGLSSYSSTNITKFHPPTPIHFRDPATGQFGRPFVYQYTQELSMETFKNEYKASTTKCPVYFGVRGDSYKLLGIIPANIHLFGTGNPECKVYLVGGEAMGRDLFTRIMYASQISLTIGLGATLLTFALGLAMGAMAAYFGGTVDVLIMRLIEVLAAIPGLFLLILLRSIFPQDINPIFALYVVLMLLAFVGWGGIARATRGQLLSVKEQDYVSAAKGLGASDNRIMVRHMLPSMMTFVIASMSLVIPGTMLTEAGLSFLGIGAVEPYVSWGSLLTQAQEGGFSSFTDRPWVLIPGFCIVFTVMCWQLLGDGLRDAFDPRKRR from the coding sequence ATGACCACCACCGTCCCCACCACCCCGAAACGCGCCTACAAGGGCGAATCCCAGCTCAGCGTCGCCTGGAAGCAGCTGAAGAAGAACGGGCTGGCCCGCTTCGGCGGCATCAGCCTGATCATCATCTACACTCTGTCCCTGTTCGCACCGTTCATTGCGCCCGACGGGCTGTCCAGCTACTCCAGCACCAATATCACCAAGTTCCACCCGCCCACCCCGATTCACTTCCGTGACCCGGCGACCGGGCAGTTCGGCCGCCCCTTCGTGTACCAGTACACGCAGGAACTCAGCATGGAAACCTTCAAGAACGAATACAAGGCGTCCACCACCAAGTGCCCGGTGTACTTCGGCGTGCGCGGCGACTCGTACAAACTTCTGGGCATCATCCCGGCCAACATTCACCTGTTCGGCACCGGCAACCCCGAGTGCAAGGTTTACCTGGTGGGCGGCGAGGCCATGGGTCGCGACCTCTTCACCCGCATCATGTACGCGTCCCAGATCAGCCTGACCATCGGCCTGGGCGCCACCCTGCTGACCTTCGCCCTCGGTCTGGCCATGGGCGCCATGGCCGCCTACTTCGGCGGCACCGTGGACGTGCTGATCATGCGCCTCATCGAGGTGCTCGCCGCCATTCCGGGCCTGTTCCTGCTGATCCTGCTGCGCTCCATCTTCCCGCAGGACATCAACCCGATCTTCGCGCTGTACGTGGTGCTAATGCTGCTCGCATTCGTCGGGTGGGGCGGGATTGCGCGCGCCACACGCGGCCAGCTGCTCAGCGTCAAGGAGCAGGACTACGTCTCGGCCGCCAAGGGCCTGGGTGCCAGCGACAACCGCATCATGGTCCGCCACATGCTGCCCAGCATGATGACCTTCGTGATCGCCAGCATGAGCCTGGTGATCCCCGGCACCATGCTCACCGAGGCCGGCCTGTCCTTCCTGGGCATCGGCGCGGTCGAACCGTACGTTTCTTGGGGCAGCCTGCTCACGCAGGCGCAGGAAGGGGGCTTCTCCAGCTTTACTGACCGGCCCTGGGTGCTGATCCCCGGCTTCTGCATCGTGTTCACGGTGATGTGCTGGCAGCTGCTTGGCGACGGCCTGCGTGACGCCTTCGACCCGCGTAAACGCCGGTGA
- a CDS encoding ABC transporter permease gives MLIFIIRRLVQAIPTLLLSSVLIFFIISLAPGDFLTPAKLNPGITQQQLDNLARNFGLDKHPVEQYLLWMKNMLFRGDLGLSFSYQQPVMQIIWPRVLNSMYLVILLQILYYLIAIPIGVYGAVKQNTLWDKSVNVVMYFLLGFPNFFLALIAIYFLVQLQFKTGITLPIGGMTSNGFSEMGPLEKFWDVLKHLLIPASLVAIHSTAGFSRILRALTLDVLHSDYVRTARAKGVSERSAIWKHTVRNAILPIVAGLGGELPALISGAGFIEVVFAYPGITPMLLDALTASDLYLIAGFTVITTVLLVVGNILADLLTAVVDPRVKAA, from the coding sequence GTGCTTATCTTCATCATCAGACGACTGGTGCAGGCCATTCCGACCCTGCTGCTGTCCAGTGTTCTTATCTTTTTCATCATCTCGCTCGCGCCCGGTGACTTCCTCACCCCGGCGAAGCTCAACCCCGGCATCACCCAGCAGCAGCTCGACAATCTGGCCCGTAACTTCGGCCTGGACAAGCACCCGGTCGAGCAGTACCTGCTGTGGATGAAGAACATGCTGTTCCGGGGCGACCTGGGCCTGTCCTTCTCCTACCAGCAGCCCGTCATGCAGATCATCTGGCCGCGCGTGCTGAACTCCATGTACCTGGTGATCCTGCTGCAGATCCTGTACTACCTGATCGCCATTCCGATCGGCGTGTACGGGGCCGTGAAGCAGAACACCCTGTGGGACAAGAGCGTCAACGTCGTCATGTACTTCCTGCTCGGCTTCCCCAACTTCTTCCTGGCTCTGATCGCCATCTACTTCCTGGTGCAGCTCCAGTTCAAGACCGGCATCACCCTGCCGATCGGCGGGATGACCAGCAACGGCTTTTCCGAAATGGGCCCTCTGGAGAAATTCTGGGACGTGCTCAAGCACCTGCTAATCCCGGCCTCCCTGGTCGCCATTCACTCCACCGCCGGCTTCTCCCGCATCCTGCGTGCGCTGACGCTGGACGTGCTCCACTCGGATTACGTGCGCACGGCCCGCGCCAAGGGCGTCTCCGAACGCTCCGCGATCTGGAAACACACCGTCCGTAACGCCATCCTGCCCATCGTGGCCGGCCTCGGCGGTGAACTCCCCGCCCTGATCAGCGGTGCGGGGTTCATCGAGGTGGTGTTCGCCTACCCCGGCATCACGCCCATGCTCCTGGACGCCCTGACCGCCTCCGACCTGTACCTGATCGCCGGTTTCACGGTCATCACCACCGTCCTGCTGGTTGTTGGCAACATCCTGGCCGACTTGCTGACCGCCGTCGTCGATCCGCGCGTGAAGGCAGCGTGA
- a CDS encoding ABC transporter substrate-binding protein → MKKALFLVAALAASTSLAAPFVYPAAWTAEPNTANKRGGEYRNATISDFKTFNPFTSAESTSIPNTMALGASLFTQDPRNDSYLPKMAESMPVISNNNKRFVVKIRQGMKFSDGQEITADDWVTTAKIHTDDKVGSNSYDSFFLSDKPITVKKIDKYTLQFDFPNVSASAYGIMSYTPWPDHIFGDAYRKGGAAAVKALWSLSTNPSQIVSPGAWVLESYQAGERAVLRANPRYGEWNKDSAGNAVPYLARYSYRIVKDINAQLAAYLAGQIDTFGPRNADDLAQIKKAIDGGNLKATLIPNVSPAASSQWITFNWNKAGDPFKQKLFRDVRFRQAMSHIANRQAMVQLALGGLGVETYYSVYPVFKNYIFDSAPKYKYDLAAATKLLAQMGFTKKNAQGWLVDKSGKVLEFNLSTNAGNNTREQLGRIFADEAKKVGVKVNFTPIDFNTLVGQLTAKGDNRPFDAILLGLANGGNTWPFGVNVVPCGTNLHSWNNPTDGKCLTSKEQLMSKLYYQGDATLDLAARRKVGEQLLKAEAENQAVIYLVGGTYHVTFNERLGGEYPRSLMDSYYLSRDTDLTFVK, encoded by the coding sequence ATGAAAAAAGCCCTCTTCCTCGTTGCGGCCCTCGCGGCCTCCACCTCCCTCGCCGCGCCGTTCGTGTACCCCGCGGCCTGGACCGCCGAGCCCAACACCGCCAACAAGCGTGGTGGTGAATACCGCAACGCCACCATCTCCGACTTCAAGACCTTCAACCCCTTCACCAGCGCGGAATCCACCAGCATCCCCAACACCATGGCGCTGGGTGCCAGCCTGTTCACGCAGGACCCCCGCAACGACAGCTACCTGCCCAAGATGGCTGAATCGATGCCCGTCATCAGCAACAACAACAAGCGCTTCGTGGTCAAGATCCGCCAGGGTATGAAGTTCAGCGACGGCCAGGAAATCACCGCCGACGACTGGGTCACCACCGCCAAGATCCACACCGATGACAAGGTCGGCAGCAACAGCTACGACAGTTTCTTCCTGTCCGACAAGCCCATCACCGTCAAGAAGATCGACAAGTACACCCTGCAGTTCGACTTCCCCAACGTCAGCGCCAGCGCCTACGGCATCATGAGCTACACCCCCTGGCCCGACCACATCTTCGGCGACGCATACCGCAAGGGCGGCGCGGCGGCCGTGAAGGCCCTGTGGTCCCTGTCCACCAACCCCAGCCAGATCGTGTCCCCCGGTGCCTGGGTCCTGGAAAGCTACCAGGCCGGTGAACGCGCCGTGCTGCGCGCCAACCCCCGCTACGGCGAGTGGAACAAGGACAGCGCCGGCAACGCCGTGCCCTACCTGGCCCGCTACTCCTACCGCATCGTGAAGGACATCAACGCCCAGCTCGCCGCGTACCTCGCCGGCCAGATCGACACCTTCGGGCCCCGCAACGCCGACGACCTGGCGCAGATCAAGAAGGCCATCGACGGCGGCAACCTGAAGGCCACCCTGATCCCCAACGTGAGCCCCGCCGCCAGCAGCCAGTGGATCACCTTCAACTGGAACAAGGCCGGCGATCCCTTCAAGCAGAAGCTCTTCCGTGACGTGCGCTTCCGTCAGGCCATGAGCCACATCGCCAACCGTCAGGCGATGGTGCAGCTGGCCCTCGGTGGCCTGGGCGTCGAGACGTACTACAGCGTCTACCCCGTGTTCAAGAACTACATCTTCGACAGCGCGCCCAAGTACAAGTACGACCTGGCCGCCGCCACCAAACTGCTCGCGCAGATGGGCTTCACGAAGAAGAACGCCCAGGGCTGGCTCGTCGACAAGAGCGGCAAGGTGCTGGAATTCAACCTCAGCACGAACGCCGGCAACAACACCCGCGAGCAGCTCGGCCGCATCTTCGCCGACGAAGCGAAGAAGGTCGGCGTGAAGGTCAACTTCACCCCCATCGACTTCAACACCCTGGTCGGCCAGCTGACCGCCAAGGGCGACAACCGTCCCTTCGACGCCATCCTGCTGGGCCTCGCCAACGGCGGCAACACCTGGCCCTTCGGCGTGAACGTGGTCCCCTGTGGCACCAACCTGCACAGCTGGAACAACCCCACCGACGGCAAGTGCCTGACCAGTAAGGAACAGCTGATGAGCAAGCTGTACTACCAAGGTGACGCGACCCTGGACCTGGCCGCCCGCCGTAAGGTCGGCGAGCAGCTCCTCAAGGCCGAAGCCGAGAACCAGGCCGTCATCTACCTGGTGGGCGGCACCTACCACGTGACCTTCAACGAGCGCCTCGGTGGCGAGTACCCCCGCAGCCTGATGGACTCCTACTACCTGTCCCGTGACACGGACCTGACCTTCGTCAAGTAA
- the secG gene encoding preprotein translocase subunit SecG: MILNLFLALFALICLALVFFVLLQVPKQAGLSASMASGGSLLGGRGVEGGLVRVTSVLGALFMLLALLISFISR, translated from the coding sequence ATGATTCTGAACCTGTTCCTGGCGCTGTTCGCGCTGATCTGCCTCGCCCTCGTGTTCTTCGTGCTGCTTCAGGTTCCCAAGCAGGCCGGCCTCTCGGCCAGCATGGCCTCCGGCGGATCGCTGCTGGGCGGCCGGGGCGTGGAAGGCGGGCTGGTGCGCGTCACGAGCGTGCTGGGCGCCCTGTTCATGCTGCTCGCGCTTCTGATCAGCTTCATCTCGCGCTGA
- the purD gene encoding phosphoribosylamine--glycine ligase, giving the protein MRVLVIGGGGREHAIVDACARAGHDVLCTPGNPGIAQQARVLASAQDAPSLAALAQAEAADLVIVGPEAYLAAGVVDACTALDIPAFGPTQDASRLEGDKAWSKAFMTRHGIPTAEHRAYDTLDAALADLPGRALPIVVKDAGLRAGKGVTIAHDHAQAEAALRDIFSAPDAQAVLEDFMTGQEVTVLALTDGERYALTPPSQDHKTIFEGDTGPMTGGMGVICPFPVPDAELQVIRERIIDPTLAGMRAEGLPFRGVLYAGLMLTPTGPKVVEFNARFGDPEAEAVLPLITSDLAAHALACAQGQLDPADVQFSQDASAVIILAAPGYPGKPQKGVPLALPAAEDNIRIFHAGTRQGDAGLESSGGRVLAVTATAPTLPDALRLAYAHADRVSFPGGQLRRDIGFRIGLSPA; this is encoded by the coding sequence ATGCGCGTCCTCGTCATCGGCGGCGGCGGCCGTGAGCACGCCATCGTGGACGCCTGCGCCCGCGCCGGACACGACGTCCTGTGCACGCCCGGCAACCCCGGCATCGCGCAGCAGGCCCGCGTCCTCGCCTCCGCGCAGGACGCCCCTTCCCTCGCCGCGCTCGCGCAGGCGGAAGCCGCGGATCTCGTGATCGTCGGCCCGGAAGCGTACCTCGCGGCCGGTGTGGTGGACGCCTGCACCGCCCTCGACATTCCCGCCTTCGGGCCCACCCAGGACGCCAGCCGCCTGGAAGGCGACAAGGCCTGGAGCAAGGCCTTCATGACCCGCCACGGCATCCCCACCGCCGAGCACCGCGCGTACGACACGCTGGACGCGGCCCTCGCCGACCTGCCCGGCCGCGCCCTGCCCATCGTGGTCAAGGACGCCGGCCTGCGCGCCGGGAAGGGCGTCACCATCGCCCACGACCACGCCCAGGCCGAGGCGGCCCTGCGTGACATCTTCAGCGCCCCCGACGCCCAGGCCGTTCTGGAAGACTTCATGACCGGCCAGGAGGTCACCGTGCTCGCCCTGACCGACGGGGAACGCTACGCCCTCACCCCGCCCAGCCAGGACCACAAGACCATCTTCGAGGGCGACACAGGCCCCATGACCGGCGGCATGGGCGTCATCTGCCCTTTCCCGGTCCCGGACGCCGAGCTACAGGTCATCCGTGAGCGGATCATCGACCCCACGCTGGCCGGCATGCGCGCCGAGGGCCTGCCGTTCCGGGGCGTGCTGTACGCCGGCCTCATGCTCACCCCGACCGGCCCGAAGGTCGTGGAATTCAACGCCCGCTTCGGTGACCCGGAAGCCGAGGCCGTGCTGCCCCTGATCACCTCCGACCTTGCCGCCCACGCCCTCGCCTGCGCCCAGGGCCAACTGGATCCTGCCGACGTGCAGTTCTCCCAGGATGCCAGCGCCGTCATCATCCTCGCCGCGCCCGGCTACCCAGGCAAACCCCAGAAGGGCGTCCCGCTGGCCCTCCCCGCTGCCGAGGACAACATCCGGATATTTCACGCCGGCACCCGACAGGGGGACGCTGGCCTGGAATCCAGTGGCGGCCGCGTCCTGGCCGTGACCGCCACCGCCCCCACGCTCCCCGATGCACTGCGCCTCGCCTACGCCCACGCGGACCGCGTCAGTTTCCCCGGCGGCCAACTGCGCCGCGACATCGGCTTCCGCATCGGTCTCTCCCCAGCCTGA
- a CDS encoding MBL fold metallo-hydrolase, translating into MNPVHLIDLHFQDTPGVIASYAFDTGDGLALVDTGPTSTLEALEAGLRDLGAGLRDVRHLLLTHIHFDHAGAAGTVLARVPAARAYVHERGAPHLSRPDRLVASATQIYGDQMDRLWGELQRIDPDRLTVLEGERTLKLGSTEVRALYTPGHAVHHVAYAAGDELFLGDVGGVRLAPTQTPRAPTPPPDIDLEAWRDSVERLRRLDARTLHLAHFGSYPNDPAHWEGLLTTMADDAEFVQAGREKGQDASRITAEFTERLLAQLEGEGADLPARFEFACPPWMSVQGLMRYWTRRETRAAPTGGDR; encoded by the coding sequence ATGAACCCCGTCCACCTCATCGACCTGCACTTTCAGGACACGCCCGGCGTGATCGCCTCGTACGCCTTCGACACCGGCGACGGCCTCGCCCTGGTGGACACCGGCCCCACCAGCACGCTGGAGGCCCTGGAAGCCGGCCTGCGCGACCTGGGCGCTGGCCTCAGGGACGTGCGTCACCTCCTGCTCACCCATATTCACTTCGATCACGCCGGCGCGGCCGGCACGGTGCTCGCGCGCGTCCCGGCCGCCCGCGCATACGTGCACGAGCGCGGCGCGCCGCACCTCAGCCGTCCGGACCGGCTGGTCGCCAGCGCCACGCAGATCTACGGCGACCAGATGGACCGCCTGTGGGGCGAACTCCAGCGCATCGACCCCGACCGCCTGACGGTGCTGGAAGGGGAGCGCACCCTGAAGCTCGGGTCCACCGAGGTCCGCGCGCTGTACACCCCCGGCCACGCCGTGCACCACGTCGCCTACGCCGCCGGGGATGAGCTGTTCCTGGGCGACGTGGGCGGCGTCCGCCTCGCCCCGACCCAGACGCCCCGCGCCCCCACCCCTCCACCTGACATCGATCTGGAAGCGTGGCGGGACAGTGTGGAGCGGCTGCGCCGCCTGGACGCCCGTACCCTGCACCTCGCGCACTTCGGGTCCTACCCCAATGACCCCGCGCACTGGGAAGGGCTGCTGACCACCATGGCCGACGACGCCGAGTTCGTGCAGGCCGGCCGCGAGAAGGGCCAGGACGCCAGCCGCATCACCGCAGAGTTCACCGAGCGCCTGCTCGCGCAGCTGGAAGGGGAGGGCGCGGACCTGCCCGCCCGCTTTGAGTTCGCCTGCCCCCCCTGGATGAGCGTGCAGGGCCTCATGCGCTACTGGACGCGCCGCGAAACGCGCGCCGCCCCCACCGGGGGGGACCGCTGA
- a CDS encoding RNHCP domain-containing protein: MTGGRRFTVQGTNNAFTCAHCGAEVRPLRNGSVRNHCPVCLHSLHVDIQPGDRACTCHGVMVPVGLDQSGKKGWMILHRCSKCGFEGRNRAALDDPDQPDDWDALVALSRRSGQP, from the coding sequence GTGACCGGTGGCCGGCGCTTTACCGTGCAGGGCACCAACAATGCCTTCACCTGCGCGCACTGCGGGGCGGAGGTGCGGCCGCTGCGCAACGGCAGCGTGCGCAACCACTGCCCGGTGTGCCTGCACAGCCTGCACGTGGATATCCAGCCCGGCGACCGAGCCTGCACGTGCCACGGCGTGATGGTGCCGGTGGGCCTGGACCAGAGCGGCAAGAAAGGCTGGATGATCCTGCACCGCTGCTCGAAATGCGGGTTCGAGGGTCGCAACCGTGCCGCGCTGGACGACCCGGACCAGCCCGACGACTGGGACGCCCTGGTCGCCCTCAGCCGCCGCTCCGGCCAGCCGTAA
- a CDS encoding MOSC domain-containing protein: MTAQPKVISVNVGQPTALQVGNHTVVTGINKHAVPGRVRVSVQGLEGDHVMNRKYHGGPDQAVYVYTREDYDYWTELFGAAEEPGTLGENLLLGGLESARMRVGDRLEISGPGGQEGVLLEVTAPRIPCGTLGAQMEDAGFVKRFVKARRPGFYARVLREGQVGRGDLVTFLPVDGEAPSIGELFDLHFDKTPDPEQVRAALQAPLAERFRKELEGMLVQQS, from the coding sequence ATGACCGCACAGCCCAAGGTGATCAGTGTGAACGTCGGGCAGCCCACCGCCCTGCAGGTCGGAAATCACACGGTCGTGACCGGCATCAACAAGCACGCCGTACCGGGCCGGGTGCGCGTGAGCGTGCAGGGCCTGGAAGGTGACCACGTCATGAACCGCAAGTACCACGGAGGCCCGGACCAGGCGGTGTACGTGTACACCCGCGAGGACTACGACTACTGGACGGAGCTGTTCGGCGCGGCCGAGGAGCCCGGCACGCTGGGCGAGAACCTCCTGCTGGGCGGGCTGGAATCCGCGCGGATGCGGGTCGGGGACCGGCTGGAAATCAGCGGTCCGGGTGGGCAGGAGGGCGTGCTGCTGGAGGTGACGGCGCCGCGCATTCCGTGCGGAACGCTGGGCGCGCAGATGGAGGATGCCGGGTTCGTGAAGCGGTTCGTGAAGGCCCGCCGGCCCGGCTTCTACGCCCGGGTGCTGCGCGAGGGGCAGGTGGGCCGCGGGGATCTGGTGACGTTCCTGCCGGTGGACGGGGAGGCGCCCAGTATCGGGGAACTGTTCGACCTGCACTTCGACAAGACGCCCGATCCGGAGCAGGTACGCGCGGCGCTTCAGGCGCCGCTGGCCGAACGGTTCCGGAAGGAGCTGGAAGGCATGCTGGTTCAGCAGAGCTGA
- the recG gene encoding ATP-dependent DNA helicase RecG: MATVAELQEKLRRPLAAELAAGCTDRVVAGGVEKLLASPLGNPFPKVREALAGYAGLDPAAREAALTQALELLSGRTRAAPARAAVRKAPPPAEPGTRLAVDAPVDRLDAGPGGARKLQSLGLHQLRDVLHAYPHRHEDRRALPDLSEVEEGQKVTVEGRVVSKHRRTPRPGMLILEVVLETPSGGRVKATWFNQPWVEKQLREGARLVLTGRAKKFGRSVQLGVEHLETVEAAQESLSTGRIVGVYDSKEGISQEFLRRAAYRALQAAPLDDYLPAHWRRQYEVTDLGDALWGIHFPADETHLSRADKRLRFDEYLFLELRMLLQGEDAVLQGKRFEARGEDIHRFEQALPFRFTNAQRRVLLEITDDMRSDRQMARLVQGDVGSGKTAVAACALYLAVRDGYQGALMAPTEILARQHFTNLVNYLGPLDVRVGLLIGAMTPKAKLEMQTRIAQGEVDVVVGTQALIQENVQFDHLGLAVVDEEHRFGVQQRRKLLQSRPDVLVMSATPIPRSLALTAYGDLELSIIDELPPGRTPIETKLIQDTHRTQAYGFVMRQIREGRQAFVVTSLIEESDTLELLAATQLADDLRVILPEARIDLLHGKMSAAEKDHVMERFRAREFDVLVSTTVIEVGVDVPNATVMVIENAERFGLAQLHQLRGRVGRGSAQSYCVLIAGEHTQKTRKRLKIIEGSTDGFVIAEADLKLRGPGELRGTRQSGIPDLRLADLANDAEIIERARELAKHILAHDPKLEHPRLQYLRSELQSRSQSVAFREVI, translated from the coding sequence ATGGCGACGGTCGCGGAACTTCAGGAGAAACTCAGGCGACCGCTGGCCGCGGAACTGGCCGCCGGCTGCACCGACCGCGTCGTGGCGGGCGGCGTGGAGAAACTGCTGGCCTCCCCGCTGGGCAACCCCTTCCCCAAGGTGCGGGAGGCACTGGCCGGGTACGCCGGGCTGGACCCGGCTGCGCGGGAAGCGGCCCTGACCCAGGCGCTGGAGCTCCTTTCCGGGCGGACGCGGGCCGCCCCGGCGCGAGCAGCCGTGCGCAAAGCGCCCCCGCCGGCCGAGCCGGGCACGCGACTGGCGGTGGACGCCCCGGTGGACCGCCTGGACGCCGGGCCGGGCGGCGCCCGCAAGTTGCAGAGCCTGGGCCTGCATCAGCTGCGGGACGTGCTGCACGCCTACCCGCACCGCCATGAGGACCGCCGGGCCCTGCCGGACCTGAGCGAGGTGGAAGAAGGCCAGAAGGTCACTGTGGAGGGCCGCGTGGTGAGCAAGCACCGCCGCACCCCGCGGCCCGGCATGCTGATCCTGGAAGTCGTGCTGGAAACGCCATCCGGCGGGCGGGTGAAGGCCACGTGGTTCAACCAGCCATGGGTGGAAAAGCAGCTGCGGGAGGGCGCGCGGCTGGTCCTGACGGGCCGGGCGAAGAAGTTCGGCCGCAGCGTGCAGCTGGGCGTAGAGCACCTGGAAACCGTGGAGGCAGCGCAGGAGAGCCTCAGCACCGGGCGGATCGTGGGCGTGTACGACAGCAAGGAGGGCATCTCGCAGGAGTTCCTGCGCCGCGCGGCGTACCGGGCCCTGCAGGCCGCTCCGCTGGACGATTACCTGCCCGCTCACTGGCGGCGGCAGTACGAGGTGACGGACCTGGGGGACGCGCTGTGGGGCATTCACTTCCCGGCGGACGAGACGCACCTGTCCCGCGCCGACAAGCGTCTGCGCTTCGACGAGTACCTGTTCCTGGAACTGCGGATGCTGCTGCAGGGGGAGGACGCCGTGTTGCAGGGCAAGCGCTTCGAGGCGCGCGGGGAGGACATCCACCGCTTCGAGCAGGCGCTGCCCTTCCGGTTCACGAACGCGCAGCGGCGGGTGCTGCTGGAGATCACGGACGACATGCGCAGCGACCGGCAGATGGCGCGGCTGGTGCAGGGCGACGTGGGGAGCGGCAAGACGGCCGTGGCCGCCTGCGCGCTGTACCTGGCGGTGCGGGACGGCTACCAGGGCGCCTTGATGGCCCCCACGGAGATTCTGGCGCGGCAGCATTTCACGAACCTCGTGAATTACCTGGGGCCGCTGGACGTGCGGGTGGGCCTGCTGATCGGCGCGATGACCCCGAAAGCGAAACTGGAGATGCAGACCCGCATCGCGCAGGGCGAGGTGGACGTGGTGGTGGGCACACAGGCCCTGATTCAGGAGAACGTGCAGTTCGATCACCTGGGCCTGGCGGTGGTGGACGAGGAGCACCGCTTCGGCGTGCAGCAGCGCCGCAAGCTGCTGCAAAGCCGCCCGGACGTGCTGGTCATGTCGGCCACGCCGATTCCGCGCAGCCTGGCCCTGACCGCGTACGGGGACCTGGAACTGAGCATCATCGACGAGCTGCCGCCGGGGCGCACGCCCATCGAGACGAAACTGATTCAGGACACGCACCGCACGCAGGCGTACGGGTTCGTGATGAGGCAGATCCGGGAGGGCCGGCAGGCGTTCGTGGTGACCAGCCTGATCGAGGAGAGCGACACGCTGGAACTGCTGGCCGCCACGCAGCTGGCCGACGACCTGCGCGTGATCCTGCCGGAGGCGCGCATTGACCTGTTGCACGGGAAGATGTCGGCCGCGGAGAAGGACCACGTGATGGAGCGCTTCCGCGCGAGGGAGTTCGACGTGCTGGTGTCCACGACCGTGATCGAGGTGGGCGTGGACGTGCCGAACGCGACGGTGATGGTGATCGAGAACGCCGAGCGCTTCGGGCTGGCGCAGCTGCACCAGCTGCGGGGCCGGGTGGGGCGCGGCAGCGCGCAGAGTTACTGCGTGCTGATTGCCGGGGAGCACACGCAGAAGACCCGCAAGCGCCTGAAGATCATCGAGGGGTCCACGGACGGGTTCGTGATCGCGGAAGCGGACCTGAAGCTGCGCGGGCCGGGCGAGCTGCGCGGCACGCGACAGAGCGGGATTCCGGACCTGCGGCTGGCGGATCTGGCGAACGACGCAGAGATCATCGAGCGGGCGCGCGAGCTGGCCAAGCACATCCTGGCGCACGACCCGAAGCTGGAGCATCCGCGCCTGCAGTACCTGCGCAGCGAGTTGCAGAGCCGCAGTCAGAGCGTGGCGTTCCGCGAGGTGATCTGA
- a CDS encoding SDR family NAD(P)-dependent oxidoreductase, whose translation MNAASTPHGDLAGRTILVTGATNGIGLITARELAGRGARVVIVGRNAEKTADVARRVNATGTVIADLSELTQVRRAAQEYRERFGALDVLVNNAGAYYATRAETGEGRERTWALNHLSPALLTRELLPLLRQARDPRVVMVASEAHRMGRIHFGDPELRRRYAARGWAAYGQSKLANVLYARELARRAPWLQANSLHPGMVATGFAHNNGGLVARLYRIVDRFAITPEEGALTTLHLAAGDVRVSGRYFSEEREVTPAPQAQDDGAALRLWELTERTLDAALS comes from the coding sequence ATGAACGCAGCGAGCACGCCCCACGGGGACCTGGCCGGCCGGACCATCCTGGTCACCGGCGCCACCAACGGCATCGGGCTGATCACCGCGCGCGAACTGGCCGGCCGGGGCGCGCGGGTGGTGATCGTGGGCCGCAACGCAGAGAAGACCGCAGACGTGGCCCGCCGCGTGAACGCCACCGGCACCGTCATCGCGGACCTGTCCGAGCTCACGCAGGTGCGCCGCGCCGCGCAGGAGTACCGCGAGCGCTTCGGGGCGCTGGACGTGCTGGTGAACAACGCCGGCGCCTACTACGCCACCCGGGCGGAAACCGGGGAGGGCCGGGAACGCACCTGGGCGCTGAACCACCTCTCCCCCGCCCTGCTCACCCGGGAACTGCTGCCCCTGCTGCGTCAGGCGCGGGACCCGCGGGTGGTGATGGTGGCGTCCGAGGCGCACCGCATGGGCCGCATTCACTTTGGGGACCCGGAGCTGCGGCGCCGCTACGCCGCGCGCGGCTGGGCGGCGTACGGGCAGAGCAAGCTGGCGAACGTGCTGTACGCGCGGGAACTGGCCCGCCGGGCGCCCTGGCTGCAGGCGAACAGCCTGCACCCGGGCATGGTCGCCACGGGCTTCGCGCACAACAACGGCGGGCTGGTCGCGCGGCTGTACCGCATCGTGGACCGCTTCGCGATCACGCCGGAGGAGGGCGCGCTCACCACGCTGCACCTCGCGGCGGGAGACGTGCGCGTGAGCGGCCGGTACTTCAGCGAGGAGCGCGAGGTGACGCCCGCCCCGCAGGCGCAGGACGACGGCGCCGCGCTGCGCCTGTGGGAGCTGACCGAGCGTACCCTGGACGCCGCACTGTCCTGA